In Hemicordylus capensis ecotype Gifberg chromosome 3, rHemCap1.1.pri, whole genome shotgun sequence, one DNA window encodes the following:
- the RAI2 gene encoding retinoic acid-induced protein 2 has translation MEELYKDTQNLPMDVTNPPSAITSNKLENGVAQLITAEAWNINSADLMKKALSPLVTVPAPSILAPPAESQSGVALKVAATVLQPICLGDSPVVLPIHLQVAGSTAPQLANNTNTPYVMTTQGPVPLPVLLEQHVFQHLNSPLVLPQSSPCAANPIHSNIFQGSSTPVGQPQLLDQKPSNTSQEPILPPVFQTPGFAAVLQDLFPTQGALGSSPYPPTPDCSSVPPQPFSSPLSPLVPPATLLVPYPVIVPLPVPVPIPIPIPIPVPHNAESKTYMDCPKPAASCILRSCKGTQTPLEKEDTKPFDVIHHRELSQLNRHTVIKMGNENEVLDLSMKTAPLLKEIEDSCQLSPEDGALDLSIPSCRKASSTELTSTIRSGSMVDGATHSIADKLSSTVSPFVPSKPHEAPAKVESRVISSSSSELLRQQPKWLVDQTSIAPCEPSAGNNIEIVSTSQTAKVIVSVKDAVPTIFCGKIKGLSGVSTKNFSFKRDMPQDSVLQCYDMKNQPEARDNAEALRKPIKNRSVKLKKMNSQEIHILPIKKQRLAAFFPRK, from the coding sequence ATGGAGGAACTGTATAAGGACACACAGAACCTGCCCATGGATGTTACCAACCCGCCTTCAGCTATAACAAGCAACAAGCTAGAAAATGGAGTTGCCCAGCTGATAACTGCAGAAGCATGGAATATCAATTCAGCAGACTTGATGAAGAAAGCACTTTCGCCACTAGTGACTGTCCCTGCTCCATCAATATTGGCCCCACCGGCAGAATCTCAAAGTGGGGTTGCACTCAAGGTAGCTGCCACAGTGCTTCAGCCGATTTGTTTAGGGGACAGCCCTGTGGTTCTGCCAATCCATCTGCAAGTAGCAGGAAGCACTGCCCCTCAACTtgctaataatactaatactccCTATGTCATGACAACTCAAGGACCAGTCCCACTGCCTGTCCTCTTAGAGCAACATGTATTTCAGCATTTGAATTCTCCACTGGTGTTACCTCAGAGTTCTCCCTGTGCTGCCAACCCCATCCACAGCAACATCTTTCAAGGATCTTCTACCCCAGTTGGACAGCCACAGCTGCTAGATCAGAAACCATCCAACACAAGTCAGGAACCCATCTTGCCTCCTGTGTTTCAGACACCAGGGTTTGCTGCAGTGCTGCAGGACCTCTTTCCCACACAAGGCGCCTTAGGTTCATCACCCTACCCACCCACACCAGACTGCTCTTCTGTTcccccacagcccttcagttcCCCTTTGTCTCCATTGGTTCCCCCAGCCACCCTCTTGGTACCATATCCTGTGATTGTTCCTCTGCCAGTCCCAGTTCCTATCCCTATCCCCATCCCTATCCCAGTCCCCCATAATGCTGAATCGAAGACCTACATGGACTGTCCTAAGCCAGCTGCTTCATGTATCTTGCGCTCCTGCAAAGGCACCCAGACTCCCCTGGAGAAAGAAGACACAAAACCATTTGATGTCATTCACCACAGGGAGCTTTCCCAACTGAATCGACACACTGTCATCAAGATGGGGAATGAGAATGAGGTCCTTGATCTGTCCATGAAAACAGCACCCTTGCTTAAGGAAATAGAGGACAGTTGCCAGCTCTCACCTGAAGATGGTGCTTTGGACCTCTCAATTCCTTCCTGTCGGAAGGCTAGCAGCACAGAATTAACAAGTACCATTCGCTCTGGATCCATGGTGGATGGCGCTACTCATTCTATAGCAGATAAACTTTCTAGTACTGTGTCACCCTTTGTTCCTTCAAAACCTCATGAAGCCCCTGCAAAGGTTGAAAGTAGAGTGATTAGCAGCAGCTCATCTGAACTCCTGAGGCAGCAGCCCAAGTGGCTGGTGGATCAGACTAGTATAGCACCCTGTGAGCCCTCAGCTGGTAATAACATTGAGATTGTGAGCACTTCACAGACGGCCAAAGTGATCGTCTCCGTCAAAGATGCGGTGCCTACTATTTTCTGTGGTAAGATTAAAGGCCTCTCAGGGGTTTCCACAAAGAACTTTTCCTTCAAAAGGGACATGCCCCAGGACTCAGTGCTGCAGTGTTATGACATGAAGAACCAGCCAGAGGCCCGGGATAATGCAGAAGCTCTTAGGAAACCCATCAAAAACAGGAGTGTCAAGTTAAAGAAAATGAACTCGCAGGAAATACATATTCTTCCAATCAAAAAGCAGCGGCTTGCGGCCTTTTTTCCAAGAAAGTAA